The DNA segment AACCGCCCCTTGCCGAAGTCGTCGGCGGGCCGGTCGCTGTAGATCGTCACGGGAATGTCGTGTTGCCGCAGTTGCAGTCCCAACTGCAACCCGGCGATGCCAGAGCCGATGATGCCGATGCCGTCCATGACCGGCTCCTTCTTGTCGCATGCCGCGGATGGGTTGAGCCGCCGAACCTGGCTCGGTCGTCACGAGGCGCGGTTGTCGTCTCCGTCGGAGTACAGGGCCCGGTAAGCGCCGGTGAAGAACACGAGCGGCTCGCCGTCGGAGTGGGCGAGATGCGTCACGTGGCCGATATGGAGCACGTGGTCGCCCGCTTCGTGAGTGCTGACGAGGTCGCAGCCGATCTGGGCCATCGATCCGGGAAGGAACGCGTGTTCGTCGGTGAACTGGAACTCGGGCGCGAGCCCCGGCACGGGTCTACCCGCGAAGTGCTGGGAGTGCGTCCGCTGGTGTTCGGCAAGCACGTTGACACCGTAGCGGCCGGTGGTCGGCAATAGTGCCGCCATCCGTGACTCTTTTGCCAGCGAGATCAGCACGAGCGGCGGGTCGATCGACACGGAGAGGAACGCGTTGGCGGTCATCCCGTGGACGCGACCTTCGTCGACCGTGGTGATCACGGTGACGCCACTGGTGAAACGTCCCATCGTTCTGCGGAAATGTGCCGGGTCTATCGCGGGCCGACTGGACAGTGACGACGTCCGCGTCACGGAAACCTCCGCAGGAGTTCGCATATCGAGCACATTTCCCGAGCCGTAGCTCTATATACGAGCAAGGTAGCGTGGACCCGGTTACCTGGGCAACAGCCCGTGAGAAGGCGGTCACCGATGTCACTGGATGCGCCGGACGGTTCCGTGCCCGCGAAGCCGGGGGTGCGGGCACAAACCCTGGACAGGGCACTGGATGTGCTGGAGATACTCGCCGACGGGCAGCCGCGATCGAGCCAGGAGCTGGCCGTCGCGTCCGACCTGCACCGTTCCATCGTCTACCGGATTCTGCGCACGCTGGAAGACCGCGATCTGGTGTGGCGCAATGCCGAAGGTCGCTACACGCTCGGCCTTGGTTTGCTCGTTCTGTCGAGGACGGTACTCGGCGACGCGCAGGCCCGTATGCAGGATGTATTGGGAGAACTGGCAAACAGCGTCTCGGCGACGGCGTTCTTCTCCGTTCCACAGGGCAGCGAGGTCGTCGCGCTCGTGACGGTCGAGCCGTCCCGGCACCGCGCCGCCATCGCCTACCGGCCCGGCGCCCGCTCGCCGCTCGACAGGGGCGCCTGCGGGCTGGCGATACTGGCCAGTTCGCCCGCCCGACAGGGGGAGCGCCGCGAAGTCGGGGTGGCGCGACGACTCGGATTCGCGAGAACCGTCGGCGAAGTACACGCGGGGCTCACCGAGATCGCGGCACCGGTCCGGCTGTCGCATGGAACGGCGGGCGCGGTCGGGATCGTGTTCGTCGCGGGTGATGTCGCCGAGGACGAAGCCGCTGTCACCGTGCGCGGGACGGCGGCACGGTTGAGCGCGCCCGCCGCCGAGGTCTGGGAGATGTAGACACTCACCCTTCACCCGATAAGGTGATGGCCGTCAGAAAGCCACCACTTGGGGATTGAATTTGTTTCGACCTTTCCGCGTCGTGACCGCACTGGCTGGGCTCACGGCTTTCTCGCTCCTACAGGCCACTCCCGCGAACGCGATCGCCAATGGCGACGATGTCGCTGACGGCGAGTACTCCTTCTCCGTTTCGCTTTCAATGCCCGAGATCACCAGAGGCGACGGCAGCACCTACGCCAGCGCGTGCTCGGCTGCCCTCATCTCGGATCAGTGGATCATCACGGCCGGGCACTGCTTCCACGACGGCGACGGCAACCGCGTCGACGGCGAGCCGCGCTATCAGGTCGCCGCGACGGCGGGCCAGGCGACGTTGTCCGGCGACGACGGGATCACGGTGGACGTCGTCGAGGTCGTGCAAAGCGAGGAAGTCGACGTCGCCATCGCCAAGCTCGCCGAACCGGTTGCCGACATCGAGCCGCTGAAGATCAGCGAAAGCGCGCCGGCCGAGGGTGACGTCGTGCGCCTCGTCGGCTGGGGCTCTTCGGACGCCACCGCCGACCTGAGCCACCGGCCCGACCGGATGCAGACCGGCCAGTTCACCGTCACCGGGTCCGACGATCAGATCGTGAACTTCACCGGCTATCTGCCGAAGCGCGACGTCAGCGCGTGTCCTTACGACTCGGGCGCCCCGTTCTTCGCCGAGTCGGAGGACGGCACCTACGAGCTCGTCGCGACCGAAATCGGCGGCCCCGACTGCCCGCACGCGGAGGAAGAGATCGCCGCGAGGTCCGACGTGCTCCACGACTGGATCAAGGAACACGTCCGGTTGCCGTGACGTATGCCAGCGTCGCCGAGGTGGACCTGCCTCGGCGACGCGGTCCCGTGCTTGCGCGGCCGCCCAAAATTTGGCACCTTTGGCGCGCGAACACCCAGGTCAAAAAGGGTGCTCCCCGCGCACGCGGGGATGGTCCGCGGAGTGCTACTACCGAGCACTCGACGGCAGTGGTGCTCCCCGCGCACGCGGGGATGGTCCGCGCAGCAACACGGCGAATCCGTCGTCGGTGGTGTGCTCCCCGCGCACGCGGGGATGGTCCGCCCCGGCGACCTCTTCAGCTCCGTACGAATAGGTGCTCCCCGCGCACGCGGGGATGGTCCGTCCTCGGGGTGCTCCCCGCGCACGCGGGGATGGTCCGTCGTCCGTCGAGCCATGTGGCAACTTCAGAGCGTGCTCCCCGCGCATGCGGGGCCCTCGTGGGGCCGGTCGGCCGCGGCGATCGAACCACGGCAAACCAGATCAGCCGCTACTCCCCGGAAGACCAACC comes from the Prauserella marina genome and includes:
- a CDS encoding S1 family peptidase — translated: MTALAGLTAFSLLQATPANAIANGDDVADGEYSFSVSLSMPEITRGDGSTYASACSAALISDQWIITAGHCFHDGDGNRVDGEPRYQVAATAGQATLSGDDGITVDVVEVVQSEEVDVAIAKLAEPVADIEPLKISESAPAEGDVVRLVGWGSSDATADLSHRPDRMQTGQFTVTGSDDQIVNFTGYLPKRDVSACPYDSGAPFFAESEDGTYELVATEIGGPDCPHAEEEIAARSDVLHDWIKEHVRLP
- a CDS encoding IclR family transcriptional regulator, producing MSLDAPDGSVPAKPGVRAQTLDRALDVLEILADGQPRSSQELAVASDLHRSIVYRILRTLEDRDLVWRNAEGRYTLGLGLLVLSRTVLGDAQARMQDVLGELANSVSATAFFSVPQGSEVVALVTVEPSRHRAAIAYRPGARSPLDRGACGLAILASSPARQGERREVGVARRLGFARTVGEVHAGLTEIAAPVRLSHGTAGAVGIVFVAGDVAEDEAAVTVRGTAARLSAPAAEVWEM
- a CDS encoding flavin reductase family protein, which gives rise to MGRFTSGVTVITTVDEGRVHGMTANAFLSVSIDPPLVLISLAKESRMAALLPTTGRYGVNVLAEHQRTHSQHFAGRPVPGLAPEFQFTDEHAFLPGSMAQIGCDLVSTHEAGDHVLHIGHVTHLAHSDGEPLVFFTGAYRALYSDGDDNRAS